TTCACAATTTCTTGAAGCTCGATCTCCCCCCCAGATGAACCATATAGCCAAGAGAAACCATGAACCAGAATAGAAGAGCTTGCCCCACCCATGAGTAAATATTTCATAGTAGCCTCATTAGACCGTAGATCTCTCTTGGTATATCCAGACAATAGGTAGGAACATAAACTGAAACATTCTGGAGCTACAAAGATAGTTATTAAATCGTTAGCACCACATAAAAACATTCCCCCTAGAGTAGCTGTTAATACGAATAACAGAAACTCTGTTATAGCCATTtctgtacattcaatgtactctacGGATAGAGGAATACATAAAGTTGAACATAATAAAATGAGAAATTGAAAGATTTCGTTGAAATTGTTCGTTTGGAAATTTCCCGAAAAGCTAATTATAGGTTCTTCTCTCCATCGGAACAATAGGGCCGTTATGCTTATTACTAAACTTGTTGAAGAGATGAAATAGAACCAAGGTCTATCTTTTTGATCAGAGGTTGAATCGATCATCAGAAGAAGAATTAGGCCAAAAATTAGGATACATTCTGGGAAAATGAAACTTCCATTGAAGAGAAGCAAATGAAACGCTTTCATAAAAATTCTCGTAGAATCGAGAATGAAGTTTTCATTCTGTACATGCCAGATCATGAATTAGTAACTGCATCCAATCTCCGAAAAGTCCCGATTGTTTCGATTTTTGAAATGGGATATTTACGGAATCCCCATGAATAGGATCAAACCTTATTCCATGCTATTTCCATaagattcttctttcttattcttaagcaagccctcgagagggcttagttgatcatgatttctgttttctctttcttttcctttttgtttgtttCGAGAAAGATATCGTCCGATTCTCCTTCTATTGATTCTTTTCCGATCGAGATGTACGGATCCATGTGTCTACATACATAGATTCTGTTCATGGATTAACGAAAATGTGCAAGAGCTCTATTTGCCTCTGCCATTCTATGAGTCGCTTCCTTTTTGCGTATGGCACCCCCACTCCCTTTGGCAGCATCTACTAATTCGGAACTTAATTTGAAAGCCATATTTCGACCCGGACGCTTTTGGGATGCTTCTAATAACCAACGAATGGCAAGTGCTCTTCCTTGTTTAGATCCTATTTCAATCGGAACTTTCCGCGTCGATCCTTTTTTATTACGTCTTGTTTTTACTCCTATATTGGGAGTTACTCTACGTATTGCTTGACGTAAAACCAATAGTGGATTTGTTTCTGTCTTTTGTTGAATCTTTTTCACGGCTCGATAGAGAATTTGATAagccaatgatttttttccgtctTTCATAATACGGTTAACCACCATGTTAACTAATCGATTACGAAAAATTGGATCGGATTTTGCAGTTCTTTTTTCTGCAGTACCTCGACGTGACATGAGCGTGAAAGAGGTTCAAGAATCCGTTTTCTTTTTATAAGGGCTAAAATCacttatttttttggctttttgaccccaTATTGTAGGGTGGATCTCGAAAGATAGGAAAGATCTCCCTCCAAGCCGTACATACGACTTTCATCGAATACGGCTTTCCACAGAATTCTATAGGGATCTATGAGATCGAGTATGGAATTCTGTTTACTCACTTTAAATTGAGTATCCGTTTCCCTCCTTTTCCCGCTAGGATCGGAAATCCTGTATTTTCCATATCCATACGATCGAGTCCTTAGGTTTCCGAAATAGTGTAATGGAAAAAGAAGTGCTTCGAATCATTGCTATTTGACTCGGACCTGTTCTGAAAAAGTCGAGGTATTTCGAATTGTTTGTTGACACGGACAAAGTAAGGGAAAACCTCTGAAAGAATTTCCATATTGACCTTGGACATATAAGAGTTCCGAATCGAATCTCTTTAGAAAGAGGATCTTTTGTCTCATGGTAGCCTGCTCCAG
The Hordeum vulgare subsp. vulgare unplaced genomic scaffold, MorexV3_pseudomolecules_assembly, whole genome shotgun sequence genome window above contains:
- the LOC123421970 gene encoding NAD(P)H-quinone oxidoreductase subunit 2 B, chloroplastic-like; protein product: MIWHVQNENFILDSTRIFMKAFHLLLFNGSFIFPECILIFGLILLLMIDSTSDQKDRPWFYFISSTSLVISITALLFRWREEPIISFSGNFQTNNFNEIFQFLILLCSTLCIPLSVEYIECTEMAITEFLLFVLTATLGGMFLCGANDLITIFVAPECFSLCSYLLSGYTKRDLRSNEATMKYLLMGGASSSILVHGFSWLYGSSGGEIELQEIVNGLINTQMYNSPGISIALISITVGLGFKLSPAPFHQWTPDVYEGVWFVRQIPTSISISEVFGFCKTP